A single window of Undibacterium sp. 5I1 DNA harbors:
- a CDS encoding cytochrome b, whose protein sequence is MQRYSRPSILLHWLVAILIIAAFILGNVMADMSFSPTKLKYFSWHKWLGVTILGLVATRLLTRLFSTVPAYPDSMPGWQKKSASALHGLLYILMFAIPLSGYFYTSAAGYPVVYLGLIQLPTIIGPNAELKPILKDLHEILTKILFVVFCLHVAAAFKHLIINKDGIFQRMLPGK, encoded by the coding sequence ATGCAACGCTACAGCCGTCCTAGCATTCTCTTACACTGGCTAGTCGCCATTTTGATCATCGCGGCTTTTATTTTGGGCAATGTGATGGCAGACATGTCGTTTAGTCCGACCAAATTAAAATATTTCTCGTGGCATAAATGGTTGGGTGTCACCATCTTAGGTCTAGTTGCAACACGCTTATTGACGCGCCTCTTTAGCACTGTGCCAGCTTACCCAGACAGCATGCCAGGCTGGCAAAAAAAATCGGCCAGCGCTTTGCATGGTCTGCTATACATATTGATGTTTGCCATTCCGTTGTCGGGTTACTTCTACACATCCGCTGCGGGCTACCCTGTGGTGTATTTAGGTTTAATCCAACTCCCCACGATTATTGGCCCTAACGCTGAACTCAAACCGATTTTGAAAGATCTGCATGAGATTTTGACGAAGATTTTATTCGTCGTATTTTGCTTACACGTAGCTGCAGCGTTTAAACATTTGATCATCAACAAAGACGGTATTTTCCAGCGCATGCTGCCTGGCAAATAA
- a CDS encoding YceI family protein: MSISFSKKAKIITASLLLAASLPALAAIAKLDNAKSKVTIVFKQMNVPVDAQFKKFSAAIDYNTAKPEASTATVDIDVASFDLGDPQYNAEVLKKEWFNTAQFPKAGFVSTSMKAGANGVLNVSGKLTIKGKTTDISFPLSVKKEGANQVFDGSLPIKRLTYNIGEGEWKDTGMVADEVVIKFHVVTQ; this comes from the coding sequence ATGAGTATTTCTTTTTCTAAAAAGGCCAAAATCATTACCGCAAGTCTTTTGCTTGCCGCCAGCTTGCCCGCTTTGGCAGCGATTGCAAAACTCGACAATGCAAAGAGCAAAGTCACCATCGTATTTAAACAAATGAATGTCCCGGTGGATGCGCAATTTAAAAAATTCTCGGCGGCGATCGATTACAACACGGCAAAACCAGAAGCCTCTACCGCTACGGTCGATATTGATGTTGCCAGCTTTGATCTGGGTGATCCGCAGTACAACGCAGAAGTGCTTAAAAAAGAATGGTTTAACACCGCGCAATTCCCTAAAGCGGGTTTTGTCTCCACCAGTATGAAAGCTGGTGCCAATGGCGTGCTAAACGTCAGCGGCAAGCTCACTATTAAAGGCAAAACAACCGACATCAGCTTCCCTCTGTCAGTAAAAAAAGAAGGTGCTAATCAAGTGTTTGATGGCAGTCTGCCAATCAAACGCCTCACCTACAATATCGGTGAAGGCGAATGGAAAGATACCGGCATGGTTGCCGATGAAGTAGTCATTAAGTTTCACGTAGTAACGCAATAA